Part of the Candidatus Zixiibacteriota bacterium genome, TTGTAACGCTTGAGGTTCCAATATGGGGGCGACGTAATGGCCAAATGGATAGATTCGTCAGGTATAGTTGACAAGTCTCTTGCATCCCCGAGAATCAGTCGGTGGTAAGTCTCAGCAGTGGCTGGAGGTAACTTACTGGGGCTAACGGAAGTCATAGCTGCTTGATCTTTCCTGTGTGCGCCGCAACATGGGCAAAAAGTGATTGAGCAAACGACTCAAACCGCAGGTCGGATGCCGGTTCCGAATATCTGCCTCTTCGACCCCCGCAGCATCTGCCATTAAAAAGGAAGCTACCGTATAGTGGCCTTCAAGAACTATGCGCCTGCAAAAGTGCTCGTACCTTTGTGCATACGAAGCGTCTTTGAACTCAGGGAAAACCGCGAAATGGGGTTCTGTAACTCGAACAGGTGTCCTGGACTTGGGACAGTCCTCTAATAAGAAAAAATACCCGAGCCAAGGCCGAGTGGCTGATCTGAAGGTACCCTCGCGGAATGCAGTCCATAGGTCAAGCGCAGAGCCCATTGCCTCTTCTGTTCTGTTATTGAAATTATTTCCGAAAGAAGGTCCTACCTGCGACTTCAACTCAACGGCCAGAACCAATTGGCCATTGTCAACGGCTAAGATGTCCCACTCCTTTGTCGGACGAAAATAACCTGGTAACTCGAGAGCCTTCTTCCGAAAAACGCTCTCTTTACTAAGGCCAGCTTCCAAAATTAAGTCTTCTACGAATTCAGAGAAGCCATCCATCTGGGCTCCTCCCGTGACCGCCGATCGAAACCCTTGGTCCTTTTGGCCCGACGCACCTTGCTTTTCCGCTTGGGCAGTCCTTGTTTGCCAGTAATGCGAAACCGCACCTGACAAGCGTTTGTCAACATCCTTCAGAATGGCCATTAAACAATAATAGTCATTGCACTAGGCCGTGTCATTAACTGTTTGCCTATACTGAATCACATATCTAAGTTCTCGTTCTTCGCTGGTCGGATTGTGATTATATTGCATTTCAAAAGACTAAGGCGTTGGTAGGCCGCTTGGAACACATCATGCAGCACTTCCTCTCCCGTTCTCAACTTTTTTCCCAGCTCGATCCCAAGGCGCTGGCCGAGGTGGCGGATGCGGCTGCCGTGCGCGAGACGTCACGCCAGGAGATGATCTTCTTTGAGGGGGAAATCGCCCATGCCTTCTACGTGGTTGGAAAGGGAAAGGTCAAGATCTTCAAGATGTCCCCCGATGGCAAAGAGCAAATTCTGATGATCGCCGGGCCAGGGGATTCGTTCGCCGAGGCGGCCTTGTTCGCGGGTGGGAAATACCCGGCCTCGGCGCAGGCGCTCGAGGATTCCACTCTGGCGGTAATCGCACGGGATAAGTTTGTGGCTCTCTTGGGGAGAAATCCGGACATTGCAGTCAATCTGATCGCCCGTCTCTCGGGGCTGCTTCGCAAGATGACCGCGCTGGTGGAGGAGTTGTCGCTCACCGATGTTACCACCCGGCTGGCGCATTATTTGATCGGTCTCGTGAGTCAGACCCCACCGCAAGCGGTGGGGTACCCTTCGGGAGCCAGACTGCCGGAAGGGCGTCGCGCTGAGCGGAGTCGAAGCGTGCCCGATGCGGGAACAGTGACAATCACGCTCTCGGAGAAAAAGGCAGTGATGGCGAGCCAGTTAGGGACAATCCCGGAGACGTTGTCACGGTCGTTCGCCAGGCTTACGCGCGAAAAAGTGATCGCGATCGACGGCCCGAAAATTGAGATACTGGACTTGGTCAGGCTAAAGGAGCTGGCGGGGGGAGAGTGAGATTACACTGACTGTTCGCCGATTCGCTTGCGGTATGTCAACAGGTCCGCATCGGTCAGTTCTGTTTCTTCGACCAACCTATAATGGCGTTCGTTTGAAACGCGTACCCCGTCTGGAGTCTCCTCAAACATGAACAAGGCAATGACGTCGCTTTTCATGAACTGAGCTGCGATCGGTTTGCAGATGAGTGAAGGGAACTTGGCACGACACATCGCGAGGTCCTGCTCAATCTGGACTACTCCAATTTTGTCTTTGCCACCTTTTCCCTGCACTGGGAAGGCATAGTGAACGCCCTGCTTGTCAACACCGACATAGAACTCATCCGTTTCCACCTGCCCCATTCCCGGAATAGCCGTACGCAGATGACTTTGGAGTGAGTAACAGACAACACCAGTGAAGACGTCAATCAAACGATTGTACCGGACCTTCGCGAGAAGACCTTGTTCATCGTTTAGTGCATACCTGGCTATAATGCCGGGGGTAGCGTCTGGTATTTTTGTCTCGGCGAGAAGTTCATTGGGTGCAATGTTAACAAGTTTGGTCAGAAAGAACTCATAGTGAGATCGACCGACTGATCGAATGGCCCAAGACATGTCCTCCGGCGCCCTTTTCCTGATGCTGTCCGGCAAACCGGCCCGATACCGGAAAGTGTATAGAATATCACCAAGGTTCTTGGGCAATTCGATCTTTAGGCTCTTGGCGATCTGAGCGATTTCGTCTCTTGAAAAGCGAACAACCGACAAGTCCTTTTCGAAGTGGTTGAAGAACAACCGCTCAATGATCTTTGTGTAACGATTCTTCTTTTCTGACATTTGGTGCTATCCCGGCCACGTAAGTATAAGTATCTCTTCACGCAACTCTGATTTGGACGCCGTAGCAGCCCTCATCCTAAAGAGTTCAATTGCTTCGACCTTATAGCCCAATCCTGTAGCTATCTCAGCCAAGAACTCACCGGTCCTTATCATCACTTGAAGGTACGATGCCTGATCGCCGACAACATATGCCAGTTTTGCACCCGGGCGCAACACCGTTCTTAGGTCGGCCAGGTGCCTCTTCATGCCGCCAAAATAGAGCTTAGTAACCCTGGGATAAAGTCTCTCGAAGCCCGATGTCTTACCCAACGAAATCCTTCGCCGCTCAATCTCGGTAGTGATTTGCTCGATTCTCTCATTACCGTTGATCAGAAGGTCATCATCGTCACCCTTATAAACTCCGCGCGTATTTGATCTGATCAGGTCCTTTTTCATCCCACGTAATTCATCGTTGCTTGATATCAACCCAAGAACAACAGACTCCAAGCGGGTCGTACGGGTATAGTCCTTCTCGTTGGGATAGGGCGGTGACGTTATGACTGCGTCAATGGTAGTGGGCGGAATCACAGAAGAGAGATTACGGGAATCACAACAAAGGACTTTTGTACGCGCGTGTCTACTGCCACTGAGACTAGCCAAATCTCTCGCCATCGTGCGGACCTCGGCCAACCACGTGGAGACGACGGGTACATCCGCTTTCACCTTGCCAAGTCCGACCTCCGGCCCAAAACGCAGATTACCAATTCCGCAAACCAGCGCCTTGGCCAGGGCAATTCTATAATGGTCCAGGAGATACGACTCTGAATGTCGCTCCATTGCCTCGCGGAGAATTAAGACTTTGTGCAATGGTACCGGGCTAATCGAGTTTTTGATAAGCAGCTTCATCTGCTCTTCGGGGAGGGTGCGCAATCTGCAGTGAGCAGGCGGTTTGGAATGAAGAACGCTGTCATCGATACCGGACGCGCGAATTGATCTCAGAGCTGCGCCGGCAACCCTCTCTGAATTCTCCTTCATTTCGTCAGCATTCACACGCCAATCGAGCTTTACCTTGGTCGCAAGACAGGCTATCGGGTTCACCTCAACCCCAATACTCATCACTCGATTCAGCCGGGCCTCAACGAGAGTAGTTCCGGTGCCACAAAAAGGATCCAAGACGGTGCTCTTGTGATCCAGATTGAACCGTCTGAGATAATCGCGGACGAGATGTGGCGGGAAAGACAGGACGAATCTGTACCAGTTATGAACCCTGCCGTCCGAGCAATCCACTTTGTTTGTCTCGCGTCCAGTGCGGACTGGGGTTGCACCAAACATATGCTCCTGAACAAGTCTTGCCATAATTGGATATACTCCCGCCAATGCGATTCTGTCAATAACATTTGCCGGGGCTGAGCCCGGCTGCACAAAGCGCTATCCTTGCAGCACCTTCCTCAAATGCTCGCCCGTGTACGACCCCTTGGTCTTCGCGACCTGCTCCGGCGTTCCCGTTGCGATAATGCGGCCGCCGTCATCTCCCCCTTCCGGACCGATATCAATAACCCAGTCAGCCGTCTTGATGACATCGAGATTGTGCTCGATCACCAGCACCGTGTTGCCGCGGCTGACCAGTTCGTTCAGCACGCCAAGAAGCATGCGGATATCTTCAAAATGGAGGCCGGTGGTCGGTTCATCGAGAATGTACAGTGTTTTGCCTGTGGCCAGCTTGGAAAGCTCCGCGGCCAGTTTGACACGCTGCGCTTCACCGCCCGAAAGCGTAGTAGCCTGTTGGCCGAGGTGGATGTATCCAAGGCCAACATTGGCGAGGGTGAAGAGTTTCTTCTTAAGGCGCGGGATATGCTCGAAGAAACTGAGCGATTCGTCGACCGTCATATCGAGCACATCGGCTATCGATTTCCCCTTGTAGGTAACTTCAAGCGTCTCGCGATTGTACCGTTTTCCCTTGCAGACCTCGCACGGGATATAGACGTCCGGGAGGAAATGCATCTCGATCTTGATGATACCGTCCCCCTCGCATGCTTCACAGCGCCCACCCCGGACATTAAACGAGAACCGACCCGGCTGATACCCGCGCGCTTTGGCCTCCGGCAGCGTGGCGAATAAATCCCGTATCAGCGTGAACAGGCCGGTGTAGGTGGCCGGATTAGACCGCGGCGTACGGCCGATTGGCGATTGATCGATATCAATCACCTTGTCAATCAGTTCCAGTCCCTCGATCCGCTCATACGGCAGTGCCGGTTCGCGGCTGTTGTAGAAATGGCGCGCGCAGATACGATAAAGTGTCTCATTGACCAAAGTCGATTTCCCGGAACCGGAGACGCCGGTCACGGCGATGAACACGCCCAGCGGAAACTCTACCTCGACGTTCTTCAGGTTATTGCCGGAGGCACCCAGCAACTGGATCTTGTCGCCGTTCCCGTCACGTCGTCGTTTTGGCGTGTCGATCTGTCGGGCTCCGGCCAAGTACTGACCGGTAATGGAGCGCCTGGTTTTTCGGATCTCCTCGGGCGTTCCGGAAGCGACTACTTCACCGCCGTGGATACCAGCGCCGGGGCCGAGATCTATAACATAGTCGGCGCTTTCAATCGTCTCGCGGTCATGTTCTACCACAAGCACGGTGTTGCCGATATCGCGCAACTCGATCAGGGTGTTCAGCAGCTTCTGGTTGTCGCGTTGATGCAGGCCGATAGAGGGTTCATCGAGAATGTACAGCACGCCGACCAATCGGGAGCCAATTTGAGTGGCCAGGCGGATTCTCTGGGCCTCGCCACCCGAAAGAGTGGCGGCCGCTCGGCTGAGCGTGAGATAGTCTAGGCCGACATCACAAAGGAATCCAAGCCGTTCCCGAATTTCCTTGAGAATCTGCCGTGCGATCAACTGCTGGCGTTTGGTAAGACTGACTTCGTCAAAGAACTTCCGCGCCCGCTTGATTGGCATGTCGCAGATGCTGTCGATTGTCTCGCGGTCGATTATCACCGCCAGCGCTTCGGGTCGGAGTCGCGCCCCTTTGCACGAGGGGCAGTTGGTGACCGTCATGTAGTTTTCGATCCACTGGCGGATATCATTGGAATCGGTCTGGCGGTACCGTCGCGCCAGATGCGGGATCACCCCTTCAAAGCGGGAGCGATACACGCCCGAGCCACGCCCTTTGCCGGAGAGATGCTCGTATTCAAACTGTACTTCCTCACGGCCGGAACCGTACAGAATTATCTGGCGGGTTTTCTCCGGCAACTGATTGAACGGCGTCGAAAACTTGAACTTGTAGTGGCTGGCCAACCCCTTCAGCATGTAGCGGTACCAATTGGACATGTCGGCACCGCCCCAGGGTTGGATGGCGCCGTCGTTGATGGAGAGATTCGGATTCGGAATCACCAGTTTGGGATCGATCTCCATCTTCTGACCCAGACCGTCGCACACTTTGCACGCGCCAAACGGCGAGTTGAATGAAAAGAGGCGCGGTGTGGGTTCCTCGTAGCTGATGTTGCAGTTGAGACAGGCAAACTGCTGCGAATAGAGCAGGTCCTGGTTCTTGATGTTAATCAGCACGGTTCCCTGAGCCATCTTCACGGCAGTTTCCACGGAATCGGCTAGGCGGCGTTTGGAGCTCGCTTTCACCACCAGCCGGTCGATCACCGCCTCAATCGTGTGCTTCTTGTTCTTTTCGAGCTTGATATCGGAGTCCGACTCCACCACCTCGCCATTGATGCGGAGTCGCACGAATCCCTCGCGGCGGGCTTCTTCGATAATCTCCCGATGTTCCCCCTTCTTGCCGCGCACGAGCGGCGCAAGCACCATGAGGCGAGCCCCTTCTTCGAACGACAGCACCGAATCGACAATCTGCTCGACCGTCTGCTGGGTGATCGGCTGGCCGCATTTGACACAGTGCGGCACACCGGCACGGGCAAAGAGCAGCCGGAGGTAATCGTAAATTTCGGTGACCGTGCCGACAGTCGATCTCGGGTTTTTGGCAGTCGAGCGCTGTTCGATTGAGATGGCCGGCGACAGCCCCTCGATAAAATCGACATCGGGCTTCTCCATCAACCCCAGGAACTGGCGGGCGTAGGCGGAGAGGGATTCCACGTAGCGGCGCTGACCCTCGGCATAAATGGTGTCGAACGCCAGGGAACTCTTGCCGGAGCCGGACAGGCCGGTGATGACCGTCAGGGTCTCGCGGGGGATTTTGACATCGATATTCTTCAGGTTATGTTCGCGGGCCCCTTTGACCCACAGGAACTCTTTGTTTTCTCTATAGCGATCGTGGTTGTTGGCCATCTTTTTTTCTCCGTTCGGGCAACCGGGTAATATACGCCAATCCGGTGCCGGAGCCAAGGCGGATTCTGCGATGGGAAATCACATTGTCGCCCACTCCGTCGGGTCACACTTGTCCGTCTTCGGCGTCCAAGCAGGACCCGACGGAACGGCGCAGAGAACGTCTGAGTCACTTTTCTGCATGGGCTGTCGGGTCACACTTGTCTGCCTTCGGGGTCCAAGGGGGACCTGACAGAACAGACAGCGGAAAGTCGGGGCCGCCTGTAACAACCACTCATTATCGAAGCAGGATGTAACGGCTCTAACATACGTAGCATAGAGCGCAATCACTTAGATCATGAATCGATGAACCTTGACAATATCGCTCCGCAAATACTTATTGACGGCCACGATGCACGATATGCACCAGGAGTTTTTCGATCGTCTGGCCGCTGAGTGGGATCTTACCTTCACGGCCGAGGACCTGGAGCGCCTTCAGCATGTGGTGAACAACATGCCGGTCCATAGGGGTATGCAGATCCTGGACCTGGGGTGCGGCACCGGTATCCTTTTCGATATGCTGCGGCGACTCGTTGGCACCAGGGGGAGTGTCACGGGGGTAGATTTTTCTATGGAAATGGCGCAAAAGGCGCACAGGAACTTCCCGTTCGCCAACGTGCATGTAGTGGATGCCGATGCCTCCGAACTCCCGTTCGGGGCAAACTTGTTCGACATGGCGGTAGCGTTCGCGGCTTTTCCCCATTTCGTGCACCAGCAACGGGCGCTCGATGAACTGCACCGGGTGTTGAAGCCAGGCGCACGCTTCTATATTCTCCATCTGCAATCGTCAAAGGAACTGGCGGCGATACATCATCGGGTAGGGGGCGCGGTGGCGAAGGACACACTGCCGTCCGCTGAGAACCTGCGCCAGATGTTTGCCTCGGGGCAGTTCTACGACATCCGTATCGAAGACCATCCCGGTCTGTTTCTGGCTTCGGCCACGAACGCCGAGTAGGGCACGGCAACTCTCGTGTCTGGTGCGGGCCGTCAATATCGCTTTATCGCCCACAGCGCCTTATATCTGGCGCTGGCCATCCTGTTACCGTTGGCATTTCACGCGCTCGGGATCGGCGGCAGGGTATTTCTGCCGATGCACCTGCCGGTACTTCTGGCCGGCTTTCTGGTTGGCCCCGGCAGCGGTGTTGTTGTGGGCCTGATTGCCCCCGGACTTTCCTTTTTGCTCACTGGAATGCCGCCAACCTATGCCGTGCCTCTTATGTCGCTCGAACTCCCCATGTACGGTCTGGTCGCCGGCATTACCTACCGCCGCCTGCATCTGAATATCTACATCGCACTCGTTCTGGCCATGATCGTGGGCCGCATCATGTTCGGATTAGGGTTGTTCGTGCTCGGGATGTTTATGGAACTTCCGTACAGCGCAGCGACCTTTTTTTCAACCGGTGGGGCGATTGTCACCGGCCTTCCGGGGATAGCCGTGCAACTGGTTCTGATACCAATTATCGTTGCGGGCTTAAATAGGCACCGGACTGTCGATTCGGTCCGGTGACGGCCATTCGTATTGGCGGGTTACTTGGTTTGGCAGTGGTTATCGGGTGGAAGGAGGACGAAGCTTCGCTCTTCCTCTACTGTCACCTGTTTGAAGACCGGGCATTTGAGGCAATTGCCGAACTTGACCGCGAAACTTCCCTGTACCTTGCCGCCGCAGAGAGTTCCGGTGACTGCCCAGCAGACGCGACCGGCGTTAGTGCCATGGTTGATACCGTCGTGAATCTTGCTGGTTGAGACCGGACAAATCCCCAGCTGGTCGGCATTTTCGCCGCCCGGCTCGCGGCCACAGTTCATCAACTGCCAACAGTTCTTGCTGAATTCCATGCAGGCTGCCCCTTTATATCAGTTCGACATCTCATCGGCTGTAGCTCCTCTATCGGCACAGAAGTCATCGACCATTAGCCTTGGGGGCAACAAGGAGGTGAATTGCACCAACCATCCAAACATCGTATGACGAGTGGTAGATTGACAGGGTAGCTCCAATCGTTAGATTAGCGATATGACAGACAGCTCCGTTTATACGCAGACCACGCAGATGCTGGCTTTGTGCAAGTTCGGCGGCGTCGGGCCGCGGCTTTTCGATGCCCTGTTCGGCCACTATGGGAGTCTGCCGGCAATTC contains:
- a CDS encoding PaeR7I family type II restriction endonuclease, giving the protein MAILKDVDKRLSGAVSHYWQTRTAQAEKQGASGQKDQGFRSAVTGGAQMDGFSEFVEDLILEAGLSKESVFRKKALELPGYFRPTKEWDILAVDNGQLVLAVELKSQVGPSFGNNFNNRTEEAMGSALDLWTAFREGTFRSATRPWLGYFFLLEDCPKSRTPVRVTEPHFAVFPEFKDASYAQRYEHFCRRIVLEGHYTVASFLMADAAGVEEADIRNRHPTCGLSRLLNHFLPMLRRTQERSSSYDFR
- a CDS encoding Crp/Fnr family transcriptional regulator; translated protein: MQHFLSRSQLFSQLDPKALAEVADAAAVRETSRQEMIFFEGEIAHAFYVVGKGKVKIFKMSPDGKEQILMIAGPGDSFAEAALFAGGKYPASAQALEDSTLAVIARDKFVALLGRNPDIAVNLIARLSGLLRKMTALVEELSLTDVTTRLAHYLIGLVSQTPPQAVGYPSGARLPEGRRAERSRSVPDAGTVTITLSEKKAVMASQLGTIPETLSRSFARLTREKVIAIDGPKIEILDLVRLKELAGGE
- a CDS encoding endonuclease, whose protein sequence is MSEKKNRYTKIIERLFFNHFEKDLSVVRFSRDEIAQIAKSLKIELPKNLGDILYTFRYRAGLPDSIRKRAPEDMSWAIRSVGRSHYEFFLTKLVNIAPNELLAETKIPDATPGIIARYALNDEQGLLAKVRYNRLIDVFTGVVCYSLQSHLRTAIPGMGQVETDEFYVGVDKQGVHYAFPVQGKGGKDKIGVVQIEQDLAMCRAKFPSLICKPIAAQFMKSDVIALFMFEETPDGVRVSNERHYRLVEETELTDADLLTYRKRIGEQSV
- a CDS encoding DNA methyltransferase — translated: MARLVQEHMFGATPVRTGRETNKVDCSDGRVHNWYRFVLSFPPHLVRDYLRRFNLDHKSTVLDPFCGTGTTLVEARLNRVMSIGVEVNPIACLATKVKLDWRVNADEMKENSERVAGAALRSIRASGIDDSVLHSKPPAHCRLRTLPEEQMKLLIKNSISPVPLHKVLILREAMERHSESYLLDHYRIALAKALVCGIGNLRFGPEVGLGKVKADVPVVSTWLAEVRTMARDLASLSGSRHARTKVLCCDSRNLSSVIPPTTIDAVITSPPYPNEKDYTRTTRLESVVLGLISSNDELRGMKKDLIRSNTRGVYKGDDDDLLINGNERIEQITTEIERRRISLGKTSGFERLYPRVTKLYFGGMKRHLADLRTVLRPGAKLAYVVGDQASYLQVMIRTGEFLAEIATGLGYKVEAIELFRMRAATASKSELREEILILTWPG
- the uvrA gene encoding excinuclease ABC subunit UvrA, yielding MANNHDRYRENKEFLWVKGAREHNLKNIDVKIPRETLTVITGLSGSGKSSLAFDTIYAEGQRRYVESLSAYARQFLGLMEKPDVDFIEGLSPAISIEQRSTAKNPRSTVGTVTEIYDYLRLLFARAGVPHCVKCGQPITQQTVEQIVDSVLSFEEGARLMVLAPLVRGKKGEHREIIEEARREGFVRLRINGEVVESDSDIKLEKNKKHTIEAVIDRLVVKASSKRRLADSVETAVKMAQGTVLINIKNQDLLYSQQFACLNCNISYEEPTPRLFSFNSPFGACKVCDGLGQKMEIDPKLVIPNPNLSINDGAIQPWGGADMSNWYRYMLKGLASHYKFKFSTPFNQLPEKTRQIILYGSGREEVQFEYEHLSGKGRGSGVYRSRFEGVIPHLARRYRQTDSNDIRQWIENYMTVTNCPSCKGARLRPEALAVIIDRETIDSICDMPIKRARKFFDEVSLTKRQQLIARQILKEIRERLGFLCDVGLDYLTLSRAAATLSGGEAQRIRLATQIGSRLVGVLYILDEPSIGLHQRDNQKLLNTLIELRDIGNTVLVVEHDRETIESADYVIDLGPGAGIHGGEVVASGTPEEIRKTRRSITGQYLAGARQIDTPKRRRDGNGDKIQLLGASGNNLKNVEVEFPLGVFIAVTGVSGSGKSTLVNETLYRICARHFYNSREPALPYERIEGLELIDKVIDIDQSPIGRTPRSNPATYTGLFTLIRDLFATLPEAKARGYQPGRFSFNVRGGRCEACEGDGIIKIEMHFLPDVYIPCEVCKGKRYNRETLEVTYKGKSIADVLDMTVDESLSFFEHIPRLKKKLFTLANVGLGYIHLGQQATTLSGGEAQRVKLAAELSKLATGKTLYILDEPTTGLHFEDIRMLLGVLNELVSRGNTVLVIEHNLDVIKTADWVIDIGPEGGDDGGRIIATGTPEQVAKTKGSYTGEHLRKVLQG
- a CDS encoding methyltransferase domain-containing protein, whose protein sequence is MTISLRKYLLTATMHDMHQEFFDRLAAEWDLTFTAEDLERLQHVVNNMPVHRGMQILDLGCGTGILFDMLRRLVGTRGSVTGVDFSMEMAQKAHRNFPFANVHVVDADASELPFGANLFDMAVAFAAFPHFVHQQRALDELHRVLKPGARFYILHLQSSKELAAIHHRVGGAVAKDTLPSAENLRQMFASGQFYDIRIEDHPGLFLASATNAE
- a CDS encoding ECF transporter S component, translated to MSGAGRQYRFIAHSALYLALAILLPLAFHALGIGGRVFLPMHLPVLLAGFLVGPGSGVVVGLIAPGLSFLLTGMPPTYAVPLMSLELPMYGLVAGITYRRLHLNIYIALVLAMIVGRIMFGLGLFVLGMFMELPYSAATFFSTGGAIVTGLPGIAVQLVLIPIIVAGLNRHRTVDSVR
- a CDS encoding two-CW domain-containing protein; this translates as MEFSKNCWQLMNCGREPGGENADQLGICPVSTSKIHDGINHGTNAGRVCWAVTGTLCGGKVQGSFAVKFGNCLKCPVFKQVTVEEERSFVLLPPDNHCQTK